In Malus sylvestris chromosome 15, drMalSylv7.2, whole genome shotgun sequence, a single genomic region encodes these proteins:
- the LOC126601454 gene encoding E3 ubiquitin-protein ligase ATL31-like, with translation MPDTKTTSFNLLFLFLLTYPMPANAQTPEFQNNGYGYIANLNSSMALVSVFLVFAFFSVGFLSVYFRRCIESTRMEASGTRALAASVGFRRRGLDPAVMETFPILVYSAVKDLKIGKGALECAVCLSEFDDFETLRLLPKCDHVFHPDCIDPWLAAHVTCPVCRSNLTRNTDLNVEDSSSRSPIEVGEVRNDAVVLNVDENPSEGPQAVENGKPRTRSGICGKFPRSHSTGHSLSRPGLNTERYTLRLPEEVRKQLVSSGNSKLRRSTSYDVLLRRGLGSSRKGYRCGRCEGKSSVDNQTGWVDPWMMSPSFLPRGGDGNAVSGKTPLMSVKMPLDCLHVKAESSKESISRLPV, from the coding sequence ATGCCAGATACGAAAACGACGAGCTTCaatctcctcttcctcttcttgctcACCTATCCTATGCCGGCCAATGCCCAGACCCCCGAGTTTCAGAACAACGGCTATGGCTACATCGCCAATTTGAACTCTTCAATGGCGCTCGTCAGTGTCTTCCTCGTCTTTGCCTTCTTCTCCGTGGGCTTCCTCTCCGTCTACTTTCGCCGCTGCATCGAGTCCACACGCATGGAAGCCTCCGGAACTCGAGCTCTCGCCGCCTCCGTAGGTTTCCGCCGGCGAGGACTGGACCCGGCGGTGATGGAGACTTTCCCGATCCTCGTCTACTCCGCCGTCAAGGATCTCAAGATTGGCAAGGGAGCTCTGGAGTGCGCCGTGTGCTTGAGCGAGTTCGACGACTTCGAAACGCTGCGTTTGCTTCCCAAATGCGATCACGTCTTCCATCCAGATTGCATCGACCCCTGGTTAGCCGCTCACGTGACGTGTCCGGTTTGCCGCTCCAACCTCACGCGAAACACCGATTTAAATGTCGAAGATTCGAGTTCCAGGAGTCCGATTGAAGTCGGCGAGGTACGAAACGACGCCGTTGTGCTCAATGTGGATGAAAATCCAAGCGAGGGCCCACAAGCGGTTGAGAATGGTAAACCACGAACGAGATCCGGAATATGTGGAAAGTTTCCGAGATCGCACTCGACGGGTCACTCGCTGAGCCGACCCGGATTGAACACGGAGAGGTACACGTTGAGACTGCCGGAGGAGGTGAGGAAGCAGCTGGTGTCGAGCGGGAACAGTAAGCTGAGGCGTTCGACTAGCTACGACGTCCTTTTGCGCCGCGGCCTCGGGAGTTCGAGGAAGGGCTATAGGTGTGGCCGCTGTGAAGGGAAAAGCAGCGTGGATAATCAAACCGGTTGGGTCGACCCGTGGATGATGTCGCCGTCGTTTTTACCTAGAGGAGGTGACGGAAATGCGGTGTCTGGGAAAACGCCGTTAATGTCTGTTAAAATGCCGTTGGATTGTCTTCATGTCAAGGCGGAGAGTTCTAAAGAATCGATATCTCGGCTGCCTGTGTAA
- the LOC126601930 gene encoding UDP-glucose 6-dehydrogenase 1-like, protein MVKICCIGAGYVGGPTMAVIALKCPSVEVVVVDIWDKRIAAWNSDQLPIYEPGLDDVVKQCRGKNLFFSTDVKKHVKEADIVFVSVNTPTKTTGLGAGKAADLTYWESAARMIADVSDSSKVVVEKSTVPVKTAEAIEKILTHNGKGIKFQILSNPEFLAEGTAIEDLFKPDRVLIGGRETAEGQKAIKALRDIYSQWVPEDRILTTNLWSAELSKLAANAFLAQRISSVNAMSALCEATGANVTQVSHAVGKDTRIGPKFLNASVGFGGSCFQKDILNLVYICECNGLPEVAEYWKQVVKINEYQKSRFVNRVVASMFNTVSTKKIAILGFAFKKDTGDTRETPAIDVCKGLLVDKAELSIYDPQVTEDQIRRDLTMRKFDWDHPMHLQPISSSSTLEQVSVVSDTYEATKGAHGICILTEWDEFKTLDYNKIYENMQKPAFIFDGRHVIDVDKLREIGFIVFAIGKPLDAWLKDMPAVA, encoded by the coding sequence ATGGTGAAGATATGTTGCATTGGTGCTGGATATGTTGGGGGACCTACAATGGCAGTGATTGCACTCAAGTGCCCATCTGTTGAAGTGGTCGTCGTTGATATCTGGGATAAACGGATTGCAGCTTGGAACAGTGACCAACTTCCCATTTATGAACCCGGCCTCGATGACGTCGTGAAGCAGTGCCGCGGCAAGAACCTCTTCTTCAGCACTGATGTGAAGAAGCACGTCAAGGAAGCCGATATAGTGTTTGTCTCCGTCAACACCCCGACCAAAACTACGGGTCTCGGAGCAGGCAAAGCTGCAGATTTGACATATTGGGAGAGTGCTGCTCGTATGATTGCAGATGTGTCCGACTCTAGCAAAGTTGTTGTTGAAAAATCGACCGTCCCTGTCAAAACAGCTGAGGCAATAGAAAAAATTTTGACCCACAACGGCAAGGGAATCAAATTCCAGATCCTCTCAAACCCTGAATTCCTGGCCGAGGGAACTGCGATCGAAGATCTTTTTAAACCGGACCGGGTCCTCATTGGTGGCAGGGAAACCGCTGAAGGCCAGAAGGCCATCAAAGCATTGAGGGATATTTATTCTCAGTGGGTTCCTGAAGACCGTATCCTAACCACTAATCTTTGGTCCGCAGAGCTCTCCAAGCTTGCTGCCAATGCGTTCTTGGCACAGAGAATATCGTCTGTTAACGCCATGTCTGCGCTTTGTGAGGCTACTGGGGCCAATGTTACACAGGTTTCACACGCTGTTGGTAAGGACACTAGGATAGGCCCCAAGTTTCTTAACGCTAGTGTCGGTTTTGGGGGATCCTGCTTCCAGAAGGACATCCTGAATCTTGTTTACATCTGTGAATGCAATGGCCTTCCGGAGGTGGCAGAGTACTGGAAACAGGTAGTGAAGATCAATGAGTACCAAAAGAGCCGTTTTGTGAACCGTGTAGTTGCATCCATGTTCAACACTGTGTCGACAAAGAAGATAGCAATACTAGGGTTTGCCTTCAAGAAAGATACTGGTGATACAAGGGAGACCCCAGCAATTGATGTGTGCAAGGGGTTGTTGGTTGACAAGGCCGAACTGAGCATATATGATCCGCAGGTAACAGAGGACCAGATCCGCAGGGACTTGACTATGAGAAAGTTCGACTGGGATCACCCGATGCACCTGCAGCCGATTAGCAGCAGTAGTACTCTGGAGCAAGTGAGTGTGGTCTCGGATACCTATGAGGCAACAAAGGGTGCCCATGGTATTTGCATTCTCACTGAATGGGATGAGTTTAAGACTCTCGATTACAACAAGATATATGAGAATATGCAGAAACCGGCATTCATATTCGACGGTAGGCATGTTATCGATGTAGATAAACTGCGCGAAATTGGCTTTATTGTCTTCGCAATTGGTAAGCCCCTGGATGCATGGCTCAAGGACATGCCTGCCGTCGCATAA